A genomic window from Pseudomonadales bacterium includes:
- a CDS encoding site-2 protease family protein, which yields MVEHSPRPRASNTRRGGIRLFRIFDIEIRLDLSVVIIFGLIVYSLASGVFPAWHPDWPVSTVWVTAFAAGVLFFVSLLAHELSHSLVARRYGIRVPRITLFLFGGMAEIESEARTPSAEFAIAIAGPLMSMAIALACSALAASAFGDDGIDMLVRSPEEGMQQASPVITAAVWLGSVNFMLAIFNMVPGFPLDGGRVFRALLWRLTGDQLLATRYAATAGRLFGWAIMMLGLWNLFALQSLGGMWMILIGWFISHLAAMSYSQALTQRVLAPLSVADLMRTRFDVVTPDLRVADFVEDCLLRSSQLLWPVVVEGRCVGILSLAEVMALPAERRADAKVQEIMVPIADADVLMPDMDATRATSLLTAAGERPLAVLRDGQVVGLLRSADLLRWMMLHDETADSG from the coding sequence TTGGTTGAACACTCTCCCCGTCCGCGGGCGTCGAATACCCGTCGTGGTGGCATCCGCCTGTTCCGCATTTTTGACATAGAGATCCGCCTGGATCTGAGTGTGGTGATCATCTTCGGGCTGATCGTCTACAGTCTGGCCAGCGGGGTATTCCCGGCGTGGCATCCGGACTGGCCGGTATCCACCGTCTGGGTCACCGCATTTGCCGCGGGTGTGCTGTTTTTCGTGTCGCTGCTCGCTCATGAGCTGTCACATTCGCTGGTTGCCAGACGCTACGGCATCCGGGTACCCCGGATCACACTGTTCCTCTTCGGCGGCATGGCAGAAATTGAGAGCGAAGCCCGTACGCCATCCGCAGAGTTTGCCATCGCCATCGCAGGTCCCCTGATGAGTATGGCGATCGCTCTGGCCTGTTCTGCCCTCGCTGCCAGCGCGTTTGGTGACGACGGTATTGATATGCTGGTGCGAAGTCCTGAAGAGGGCATGCAGCAGGCGAGTCCGGTCATCACCGCGGCGGTGTGGCTCGGTTCGGTCAATTTCATGCTGGCCATCTTCAACATGGTGCCCGGCTTTCCGCTGGATGGGGGGCGGGTATTCCGTGCGCTCCTCTGGCGACTGACCGGAGATCAGCTGCTGGCCACCCGTTATGCAGCAACCGCCGGTCGGCTCTTCGGCTGGGCCATCATGATGCTGGGGCTTTGGAATCTGTTTGCACTGCAGTCACTCGGCGGCATGTGGATGATCCTGATCGGCTGGTTCATCAGCCACCTGGCCGCGATGAGTTACTCCCAGGCGCTGACACAGCGCGTGCTTGCACCGCTCTCGGTGGCAGATCTGATGCGCACCCGGTTCGATGTGGTGACACCGGATCTCCGGGTGGCTGATTTCGTTGAAGACTGCCTTCTGCGCAGCAGTCAATTATTGTGGCCGGTGGTGGTTGAGGGTCGTTGTGTGGGCATCCTGTCACTGGCCGAAGTCATGGCGCTTCCAGCAGAGCGCCGGGCGGATGCTAAGGTGCAGGAGATCATGGTACCCATCGCGGATGCCGATGTGCTGATGCCGGATATGGATGCGACCCGGGCCACCAGCCTGCTCACCGCCGCGGGCGAACGGCCCCTGGCCGTCCTCCGTGACGGGCAGGTGGTCGGTCTTTTGCGCAGTGCGGATCTGCTCAGATGGATGATGCTGCACGACGAAACAGCGGACTCGGGCTAG
- a CDS encoding NAD-glutamate dehydrogenase: MTKTESYLERLDNRIAIRVTESEYQAAGRFARLFWSQVQAEDLQDRDVDDDAGLCIESWRAFKSRAAGDVQIIIRNPVRSRDGWQSRHTVVQVMGPDMPFSVDSVLMALSHDGLVTHLLNNVVFGVERNEGGVIESLTLERTGHRELLIHAEIDRVADKDLAELRSRLDATLADLQAAVGDYQPMKVRLAAIVDELGTMGGSLPAEQLREALDFLQWLSKDNFTFLGFREFDYRNDTIAQVGEPLGILKHRSRATERRISGQPEATRKFLLEPRLLAFSKSGTKSRVHRPAYPDYVGIKRFDDSGNVIGERGFLGLYTSRVYMEHPSRIPVVQRKIRNVQERSGFDPGGFDGKVLAQILSTYPRDELFQISENELLETAVAITHFHERRKLRVFFRWENYGLFVNCLVYMPRDLFNTRSRMLVEELLVDAFDAVDSEYDILLSESILVRLQIILRIRPGSRAQIDRLALEAQIGELISDWSSEFNSALLSAFGETEGRRLQVEYANAFPAGYREHHAAKFAADDVANVESLGEQNSLMTRFHRLPEDSDETLRLKIFHLGEPLPLSDMIPKLENMGLRVIGEHAYRVVRSSQAAVSIHDFVLRYTGEIDLTAGGRLFEEAFVRVWRGQAEDDGFNRLVLGAGLGWRQVGVLRTFARYMKQIRFGFGQDFISTTLDKHRALSRLLFDYFETRFAVSESARADAVVAETSVADAEAGPAAAVEAEILAALEQVDVLNEDRVMRRILELMKATKRTNYYQLEADQPKPYLSIKLKPAEVSAMPKPMPLYEVFVCAPYFEGVHLRGGPIARGGLRWSDRLEDYRTEVLGLVKAQIVKNGVIVPTGAKGGFVLKPVRGGTPRDVVDCYRQFISGLLDITDNFVQGELVPPPRVRRYDGDDPYLVVAADKGTATFSDHANEISARYGFWLGDAFASGGSNGYDHKKMGITAKGGWVSVQRHFAERGIDVQNDPITVIGIGDMSGDVFGNGMLLSKSIKLVAAFNHLNIFIDPDPDPAVSFAERERLFALPKSSWGDYDRSLISAGGGVFPRHLKSIKISPQMQERFAIEADRMAPDELINALLKSPVQLIWNGGIGTYVKAHFETHTDVGDRANDHLRVDARELRAIAFGEGGNLGMTQRARIEFSLAGGAVNTDFIDNSAGVDCSDHEVNIKILLNEVVARQDMTLKQRNTLLGSMTDAVAELVLTNNRNQARTLSLASRHAQHRASEYQRFITRMETASGLDRALEYLPTDEELIERVGLGRGLTRPELAVLLAYSKIHLKNTLSAAGVHRDPTIAREALRAFPEALVAGHEAAILQHRLLPEIVASQLANAIVDSMGITFAAHLMEYVGGKSDAVAKAYLAFSESFGLREWMDAVAAASSTSENIRLDLMLEISRLGRSATRWILRHHRDLSSVGEFVERYRSRTAELIENRHMFMSDIQSQDWSQAVAELVAESVPEPLARHTARAVRLSDALPIIDAADQTGAPAGDVAKVYVELSQTLGLDWLSEQLAALSSTSHWQAMERDALLDDVKTQQGVLAGRVLTDSGGSVSDWIVSQERFAGDWRAVMADAQHASVQEFSMYAMTCRKLGDLCRSLR; the protein is encoded by the coding sequence TTGACCAAGACTGAGAGCTATCTCGAGCGGTTGGACAATCGAATTGCGATCCGGGTAACCGAGTCCGAATACCAGGCCGCCGGCCGTTTTGCCAGGCTGTTCTGGTCCCAGGTGCAGGCGGAGGATCTGCAGGATCGGGACGTGGACGACGACGCCGGGCTCTGCATCGAAAGCTGGCGGGCATTCAAGTCACGAGCTGCCGGTGATGTGCAGATCATAATCCGTAATCCGGTCCGCTCCAGGGATGGCTGGCAGTCGCGACACACGGTCGTGCAGGTTATGGGGCCGGACATGCCGTTTTCCGTGGACTCGGTGCTCATGGCCCTGTCCCACGATGGTCTGGTGACCCATCTGCTCAACAATGTGGTGTTCGGAGTCGAGCGCAACGAAGGCGGCGTCATCGAATCGCTGACCCTTGAGCGAACGGGTCACCGGGAACTGCTGATCCACGCGGAAATAGACCGGGTGGCAGACAAGGATCTGGCCGAGCTCCGAAGTCGACTCGACGCCACCCTAGCCGATCTGCAGGCGGCAGTCGGCGACTACCAGCCAATGAAGGTACGACTTGCGGCCATCGTCGACGAGCTCGGTACCATGGGCGGGTCTCTCCCCGCGGAGCAGCTCCGTGAGGCACTGGATTTCCTGCAATGGCTGAGCAAGGACAACTTCACTTTCCTGGGTTTCCGGGAATTCGATTACCGGAATGACACCATCGCGCAGGTTGGTGAACCCCTGGGTATTCTGAAACACCGATCGCGAGCCACTGAGCGGCGGATATCCGGGCAACCGGAGGCGACCCGGAAGTTTCTGCTCGAGCCGCGGCTGCTGGCGTTCTCGAAAAGCGGTACGAAATCCCGCGTGCACCGTCCTGCCTATCCGGACTATGTGGGCATCAAACGCTTCGATGACAGCGGTAATGTCATCGGCGAACGGGGATTCCTCGGGCTCTACACTTCCCGCGTTTATATGGAGCACCCCTCCCGCATACCCGTGGTACAGCGCAAGATCCGCAATGTACAGGAGCGCTCCGGATTTGATCCTGGTGGCTTTGATGGCAAGGTGCTGGCACAGATTCTCTCTACCTATCCCAGGGACGAACTCTTCCAGATCAGTGAAAATGAGCTCCTGGAAACGGCCGTGGCGATCACCCATTTTCATGAGCGTCGCAAGCTCAGGGTTTTCTTCCGCTGGGAGAACTACGGACTGTTTGTGAACTGCCTCGTTTACATGCCCCGGGACCTGTTCAATACCAGATCCAGGATGCTGGTCGAAGAACTGCTCGTGGATGCCTTCGATGCAGTGGACTCCGAGTACGACATTCTGCTGTCGGAATCCATTCTGGTACGGCTGCAGATCATTCTGCGCATTCGTCCCGGCTCCCGTGCGCAGATCGATCGCCTCGCCCTCGAAGCACAGATCGGCGAGCTGATCAGTGACTGGAGCTCGGAATTCAACAGTGCGCTTCTGTCGGCATTCGGTGAAACAGAAGGCCGTCGGCTGCAGGTCGAATACGCGAACGCCTTCCCCGCCGGCTACCGGGAACACCATGCCGCAAAATTTGCGGCAGACGATGTGGCCAATGTCGAATCACTGGGTGAGCAGAACAGTCTCATGACCCGCTTTCATCGTCTTCCGGAAGACAGCGATGAGACTCTGCGGCTGAAGATATTTCATCTGGGTGAACCACTGCCGCTTTCAGACATGATCCCAAAGCTGGAAAACATGGGCCTGCGGGTGATCGGCGAACATGCCTACCGGGTTGTACGATCTTCTCAGGCCGCGGTCTCGATTCATGATTTCGTGCTGCGCTACACAGGTGAGATCGATCTCACCGCCGGCGGGCGCCTGTTCGAGGAAGCCTTTGTGCGGGTGTGGCGGGGTCAGGCAGAGGATGATGGGTTCAACCGTCTGGTGCTGGGCGCCGGTCTGGGCTGGCGGCAGGTGGGCGTGCTGCGCACCTTTGCACGTTACATGAAACAGATCCGTTTCGGCTTCGGTCAGGATTTCATCAGTACCACTCTGGACAAACACCGGGCATTGAGCCGGCTGCTGTTCGACTATTTTGAGACCCGCTTTGCAGTGTCGGAATCTGCGCGGGCAGATGCAGTGGTCGCAGAAACTTCGGTCGCAGATGCTGAAGCCGGCCCGGCAGCGGCAGTGGAGGCTGAGATTCTGGCTGCTCTGGAGCAGGTCGACGTGCTCAACGAAGACCGGGTCATGCGCCGAATTCTCGAGCTGATGAAAGCGACCAAGCGTACCAACTACTATCAGCTCGAAGCGGATCAGCCGAAACCGTACCTGTCGATCAAGCTGAAGCCGGCCGAAGTTTCTGCCATGCCGAAGCCCATGCCGTTGTACGAGGTGTTTGTGTGTGCGCCTTACTTCGAAGGGGTGCACCTGCGCGGTGGACCGATCGCCCGGGGAGGTCTGCGCTGGTCTGATCGGCTGGAGGATTACCGCACGGAAGTACTGGGGCTGGTGAAAGCCCAGATCGTGAAGAATGGTGTGATCGTGCCCACCGGTGCCAAAGGCGGCTTCGTATTGAAGCCGGTGCGGGGTGGCACACCGCGGGATGTGGTGGATTGTTACCGGCAGTTCATCAGCGGTCTGCTCGATATCACCGACAACTTCGTGCAGGGAGAGCTGGTGCCGCCGCCGCGGGTACGCCGCTACGATGGTGACGACCCTTACCTGGTGGTTGCTGCGGATAAAGGTACGGCGACTTTCTCGGACCATGCCAATGAGATATCTGCACGCTATGGTTTCTGGCTGGGCGACGCTTTTGCATCCGGTGGATCAAACGGTTACGACCACAAGAAGATGGGCATCACCGCAAAAGGCGGCTGGGTATCCGTACAGCGGCATTTTGCGGAACGTGGTATCGATGTACAGAACGACCCGATCACCGTGATCGGCATCGGTGATATGAGCGGTGACGTATTCGGCAACGGCATGCTGCTGTCGAAATCCATCAAGCTCGTGGCCGCATTCAATCATCTGAACATCTTCATCGATCCGGATCCGGATCCGGCTGTGTCTTTCGCAGAACGGGAGCGGCTCTTCGCGCTGCCGAAGTCGAGCTGGGGCGACTATGACAGGTCGCTGATTTCAGCGGGTGGCGGGGTGTTTCCCCGGCACCTCAAGTCCATCAAGATCAGTCCGCAGATGCAGGAGCGCTTTGCGATCGAAGCAGACAGGATGGCACCGGATGAACTCATCAATGCGCTGCTGAAGTCGCCGGTGCAGCTCATCTGGAATGGCGGTATTGGCACCTATGTGAAAGCTCACTTCGAAACCCATACCGATGTCGGCGACAGGGCTAACGACCATCTGCGAGTCGATGCCAGAGAACTGCGCGCAATCGCGTTCGGTGAAGGCGGTAATCTCGGCATGACCCAGCGCGCGCGAATTGAATTCAGTCTCGCGGGCGGTGCTGTGAACACCGACTTCATTGACAATTCTGCGGGTGTGGATTGTTCAGACCATGAAGTGAATATCAAGATTCTGCTCAATGAAGTGGTTGCACGCCAGGACATGACACTCAAGCAGCGCAATACACTGCTCGGTTCCATGACCGATGCGGTCGCTGAACTGGTGCTGACCAACAACCGGAATCAGGCGCGAACGCTCAGCCTCGCCTCCCGGCATGCGCAGCATCGGGCCTCCGAGTATCAGCGTTTCATCACCCGTATGGAGACAGCCAGTGGTCTGGACCGGGCGCTTGAGTATCTGCCCACAGATGAGGAACTCATCGAACGGGTGGGCCTCGGAAGGGGTCTGACGCGGCCTGAGCTCGCCGTGCTGCTGGCTTACTCGAAGATTCATCTGAAGAACACGCTCAGTGCTGCCGGTGTGCACCGGGATCCGACGATCGCGCGGGAGGCGCTGCGTGCGTTTCCGGAGGCGCTTGTTGCCGGTCACGAAGCAGCCATACTGCAGCATCGGCTGCTGCCGGAAATCGTCGCCAGTCAGCTCGCAAATGCCATCGTCGACAGCATGGGCATCACGTTTGCCGCGCATCTCATGGAATATGTCGGCGGCAAGTCGGATGCGGTGGCCAAGGCTTATCTCGCTTTCTCGGAAAGCTTTGGCTTGCGTGAGTGGATGGACGCTGTGGCTGCTGCTTCCAGCACCAGCGAAAACATCCGCCTCGATCTCATGCTTGAGATTTCCCGCCTCGGCCGCAGCGCGACCCGGTGGATCCTGCGACATCACCGGGATCTCTCCAGCGTGGGGGAATTCGTGGAGAGATATCGCTCACGAACCGCGGAACTGATCGAGAACCGCCATATGTTCATGAGCGACATCCAGTCCCAGGACTGGAGCCAGGCGGTTGCAGAGCTGGTTGCCGAGAGTGTGCCGGAACCCCTTGCCCGACATACGGCCCGGGCCGTACGCCTGTCGGACGCGCTGCCCATCATCGACGCTGCGGATCAGACCGGTGCGCCGGCGGGGGATGTGGCGAAGGTCTACGTGGAACTGTCCCAGACGCTGGGTCTCGACTGGCTCAGTGAACAGCTTGCAGCGCTGTCTTCCACCAGTCACTGGCAGGCCATGGAGCGCGACGCACTGCTCGATGATGTGAAGACCCAGCAGGGCGTTCTGGCAGGTCGTGTACTGACTGATAGCGGCGGCAGCGTGTCGGACTGGATTGTCTCCCAGGAGCGATTTGCCGGCGACTGGCGCGCGGTTATGGCGGATGCGCAGCATGCCTCAGTCCAGGAATTTTCCATGTACGCGATGACCTGCCGAAAACTCGGAGATCTGTGTCGGTCCCTGCGCTAG
- a CDS encoding NAD(P)/FAD-dependent oxidoreductase has protein sequence MSETVVSPGKTLPFDPDALRERYRIERDKRLRADGNQQYLEMTGEYARYLEDPYIGEKIAREPVTDEVDVVLIGGGFGGLQAGARLRDAGIEDIRIIEKGGDFGGTWYWNRYPGAQCDIESYCYLPLLEELGYVPKEKYSYAREILAHSARIGEHYDLYKGALFQTEVTGLTWDDAAARWTVSTSRGDAIRARFVAMANGPLHRPKLPGIPGIREFKGHTFHTSRWDYAYTGGGPDGGLDKLHDKRVAIIGTGATAIQCVPFLGEAAQQLYVFQRTPSSVDVRGNTPTDPEWASSLQPGWQKARMENFNALVSGVPQEKDLVADGWTDLIGKIVHQFQKSQGQSNMTVPEMMEMANFEKMEEIRARVDALVEDPEVAEKLKPYYQMFCKRPTFNDDFLPTFNRPNVTLVDTDGRGVERITEKGLVVNGVEYEVDCIIYGTGFEVGTSYTRRSGYDVIGREGKTLSDHWRDGTRTLHGMGAHGFPNLFIMNTSQGGFTANFPHLLDETAVHQAHIIATALSKGLTRVEVIREAEDAWVQTILGFEGGPLGGLGGPGCTPGYYNNEGQPNPNAQQSAPYGGGSIRFFELLKQWREDGRFEGLKFSA, from the coding sequence ATGAGCGAGACAGTCGTATCACCCGGAAAAACCCTGCCCTTCGACCCCGACGCATTGCGCGAGCGCTATCGCATTGAACGCGACAAGCGTCTGCGTGCCGACGGCAATCAGCAGTACCTGGAAATGACTGGTGAATACGCCCGCTACCTCGAAGACCCCTACATCGGCGAAAAGATCGCGCGTGAGCCGGTGACGGACGAAGTCGACGTAGTCCTTATCGGCGGAGGCTTCGGCGGTCTGCAGGCAGGCGCACGACTGCGGGATGCGGGCATCGAGGACATCCGCATCATCGAAAAAGGGGGTGATTTCGGTGGTACCTGGTACTGGAACCGCTATCCCGGTGCCCAGTGTGACATCGAGTCCTACTGCTATCTGCCGCTGCTGGAGGAACTCGGCTACGTGCCTAAGGAAAAGTATTCCTACGCCAGGGAAATCCTGGCCCACAGTGCACGCATCGGCGAGCACTACGATCTTTACAAAGGCGCGCTCTTCCAGACCGAAGTCACGGGCCTGACCTGGGACGATGCGGCCGCCCGCTGGACAGTCTCGACCAGCCGGGGTGACGCCATTCGCGCGCGTTTCGTTGCAATGGCCAACGGTCCCCTGCATCGTCCGAAACTGCCCGGCATTCCCGGCATCAGAGAATTCAAAGGCCACACCTTCCACACCAGCCGCTGGGACTATGCGTACACGGGCGGCGGACCGGACGGCGGACTAGACAAACTGCACGATAAACGTGTTGCCATCATCGGCACCGGCGCAACCGCCATTCAGTGTGTGCCCTTCCTGGGAGAAGCTGCGCAACAGCTTTATGTCTTCCAGCGCACCCCTTCCTCAGTGGACGTGCGCGGCAACACGCCCACTGACCCCGAGTGGGCGAGCAGTCTGCAGCCCGGCTGGCAGAAGGCCAGAATGGAGAACTTCAACGCACTGGTGTCCGGTGTACCCCAGGAAAAGGATCTGGTGGCGGATGGCTGGACAGACCTTATCGGCAAGATCGTCCATCAGTTCCAGAAATCCCAGGGTCAGAGCAACATGACGGTCCCTGAGATGATGGAGATGGCCAACTTCGAAAAAATGGAGGAGATCCGGGCCAGGGTGGACGCCCTCGTGGAGGATCCGGAAGTGGCGGAAAAACTGAAGCCCTACTATCAGATGTTCTGCAAACGCCCGACCTTCAACGACGACTTCCTGCCGACTTTCAACCGCCCCAACGTAACGCTGGTGGACACCGACGGCAGAGGGGTGGAACGCATCACCGAAAAGGGGCTGGTGGTCAATGGTGTCGAATACGAAGTGGACTGCATCATCTACGGCACCGGCTTCGAGGTAGGCACCAGCTATACCCGTCGCTCCGGCTACGATGTCATCGGACGGGAGGGTAAGACCCTCAGCGACCACTGGCGCGACGGCACCCGCACCCTGCACGGCATGGGCGCCCACGGTTTCCCGAATCTGTTCATCATGAATACCTCCCAGGGTGGTTTCACTGCCAACTTCCCCCACCTGCTCGACGAAACCGCCGTACACCAGGCACACATCATCGCGACTGCGCTGTCGAAGGGATTGACCCGGGTAGAGGTGATCAGGGAAGCGGAGGATGCGTGGGTGCAGACGATCCTCGGTTTCGAGGGTGGCCCTCTGGGCGGACTCGGTGGTCCGGGTTGTACACCCGGCTACTACAACAACGAAGGTCAGCCGAATCCGAACGCTCAGCAGTCCGCGCCCTATGGCGGTGGCTCGATCCGCTTTTTCGAACTGCTGAAACAGTGGCGCGAAGACGGCAGATTCGAAGGATTGAAGTTCAGCGCCTGA
- a CDS encoding NAD(P)/FAD-dependent oxidoreductase, which yields MSNPSSTAAARGSADKVSSDTAIELDALIVGAGFAGMYMLHKLRQQRLDVRVLEAGSGVGGTWYWNRYPGARCDVPSIEYSYSFSDELQQDWNWTEVMAAQPEILDYANHVADRFDLRRDITFDTRAVSARFDELSQRWQIRTDTGDLYSARFYIMATGCLSVPNTPRIEGADDFTGPVYHTGCWPHEGVDFTGMRVGIIGTGSSGIQAIPVIAKQAQHLVVIQRTPNYTMPAHNSPLSGEYIAQVKSNYDEIRQTQRESLAGIIGYGFGFGGADSQEPVATIIDTTPEQRRAALDAEGFSAIRRFADIGLSMEANELACDMYREQVRRIVRDPDVAEKLSPRGYPLGCKRPVIDTDYYETFNRNNVTLVDLRRGALRRITPNGVHTGQGDFEFDALVYATGFDAMTGPLLSVDIRGRAGTRLADHWHAGPRTYLGLQISGFPNLFTITGPGSPSVLSNMIVSIEQHVDWISACIAHMDQRQLRTIEATAAAEQAWIEHVNEVASGTMLTAPSCNSWYLGANIPGKPRIFMPYVGGVGNYRIRCDQVAAANYEGFELRA from the coding sequence ATGAGCAATCCCTCTTCCACCGCTGCAGCTCGTGGATCTGCAGACAAAGTCTCCAGCGACACGGCGATCGAACTGGACGCGCTCATCGTCGGTGCCGGATTCGCAGGCATGTACATGCTGCACAAACTGCGCCAGCAGAGACTGGATGTCCGCGTACTGGAAGCGGGCAGCGGCGTGGGCGGCACCTGGTACTGGAACCGCTATCCCGGCGCCCGCTGCGATGTACCCAGCATCGAATACTCCTACAGCTTTTCCGACGAACTCCAGCAGGACTGGAACTGGACCGAGGTGATGGCCGCCCAGCCCGAGATCCTCGATTACGCCAATCATGTGGCGGACCGCTTCGATCTGCGTCGCGACATCACATTCGACACCAGGGCAGTGTCGGCCCGCTTCGATGAACTCAGCCAGCGCTGGCAGATCCGCACCGATACCGGCGATCTGTATTCCGCCCGTTTCTACATCATGGCCACCGGCTGTCTGTCGGTGCCGAATACCCCCCGCATCGAAGGTGCAGACGACTTTACCGGTCCTGTCTATCACACCGGCTGCTGGCCCCACGAAGGCGTGGACTTTACCGGTATGCGTGTCGGCATCATCGGCACCGGCTCCTCGGGAATTCAGGCCATCCCGGTGATCGCCAAGCAGGCTCAACACCTTGTGGTCATTCAGCGCACGCCGAACTACACCATGCCGGCCCACAACAGCCCACTGAGCGGGGAATATATTGCTCAGGTGAAGTCAAATTACGATGAGATCCGCCAGACCCAGCGGGAATCCCTGGCCGGCATTATCGGCTACGGCTTCGGTTTCGGCGGTGCGGACAGTCAGGAACCCGTCGCCACCATTATCGACACGACACCCGAGCAGCGGCGCGCAGCTCTGGATGCCGAGGGTTTCAGTGCCATCAGACGTTTCGCCGATATCGGTCTGAGTATGGAAGCGAACGAACTGGCCTGCGACATGTACCGCGAACAGGTCCGCCGGATAGTTCGAGATCCGGATGTTGCCGAGAAGCTCTCACCCAGGGGCTATCCACTGGGCTGCAAGCGACCGGTCATCGACACCGACTACTACGAAACTTTCAATCGCAACAACGTCACACTGGTGGATCTGCGGCGCGGTGCTCTGCGGCGCATTACCCCGAACGGTGTGCACACCGGGCAGGGAGACTTCGAGTTTGATGCGCTCGTGTACGCGACCGGCTTCGATGCCATGACGGGTCCATTGCTCAGCGTGGACATTCGCGGGCGCGCCGGCACACGACTGGCCGACCACTGGCATGCGGGCCCGCGCACCTACCTCGGCCTGCAGATCAGCGGATTCCCCAATCTCTTCACGATCACCGGCCCGGGCAGTCCATCCGTGTTGAGCAACATGATCGTCTCGATCGAGCAGCACGTGGACTGGATCAGCGCCTGTATCGCCCATATGGATCAACGCCAGCTGCGCACCATCGAGGCAACAGCCGCCGCTGAGCAGGCCTGGATCGAGCACGTCAACGAAGTCGCCAGCGGCACCATGCTGACCGCTCCGTCGTGCAATTCCTGGTATCTGGGTGCCAATATCCCCGGTAAGCCCCGCATATTCATGCCCTACGTGGGGGGAGTGGGCAATTACCGGATCAGGTGCGATCAGGTGGCAGCCGCGAACTACGAAGGATTCGAGCTGCGCGCCTGA
- a CDS encoding DUF169 domain-containing protein — MSDLIATEHSALDFESIVSDLNRLLRLRTTPIGMKLFETREAMEAIPRIRRPSAIHTTDQIVGMASRNGWTVGITVEDLVGAQCSTVIGLHPRSEEWLSGNRMKGVWYKEAGDASAHQAAMDVVEHGRYEAMVASPLTSGRLNPPDICLIYATPAQMILFINGLQWTGYKKLDWGCVGESSCADSWGRALKTGEPSLSIPCFAERRYGGVMEDELLMALPPQFLPKIIAGLEALSRNGLRYPIAPYGVNNDVRAGMGVSYAS, encoded by the coding sequence ATGAGCGACCTGATAGCGACCGAACATTCTGCACTGGATTTTGAATCCATCGTCAGCGATCTCAACAGACTGCTGCGCCTGCGTACCACACCCATCGGGATGAAACTCTTCGAGACCCGGGAGGCAATGGAAGCAATTCCACGCATCCGCCGGCCGAGTGCCATTCACACCACAGATCAGATCGTTGGCATGGCCTCGCGCAACGGCTGGACGGTCGGCATTACCGTGGAAGACCTTGTCGGCGCCCAGTGCAGTACCGTCATCGGGCTGCATCCGCGCAGCGAGGAATGGCTTTCCGGCAACCGCATGAAGGGGGTCTGGTACAAGGAAGCGGGAGATGCCAGCGCACATCAGGCTGCGATGGACGTCGTCGAGCACGGCAGGTACGAAGCGATGGTGGCAAGTCCACTCACCAGCGGTCGATTGAACCCTCCGGACATCTGTCTCATTTACGCCACGCCGGCGCAGATGATTCTGTTTATCAACGGACTGCAGTGGACGGGGTATAAGAAGCTCGACTGGGGATGCGTGGGTGAGTCTTCCTGCGCGGATTCCTGGGGACGCGCATTGAAGACGGGCGAACCCAGCCTGTCGATCCCCTGCTTCGCGGAGCGGCGCTACGGTGGCGTGATGGAGGATGAACTGCTGATGGCGCTGCCGCCGCAGTTCCTGCCAAAGATCATCGCCGGGCTTGAAGCGCTTTCCCGCAACGGTCTGCGCTATCCCATTGCACCCTACGGTGTGAACAACGATGTCCGCGCGGGCATGGGTGTGAGTTATGCGAGCTGA